From a region of the Candidatus Pelagibacter sp. FZCC0015 genome:
- a CDS encoding TRAP transporter substrate-binding protein, with amino-acid sequence MKKIISMLFAVAMVFGFISNANAAKTLKCQTVLNTKADEVKMLKDFTDTVTTLTGGSLKFEIMPAGAVVGVKETLDAVDKGLIDCGFAWTHYWSGDHPAAMLFGSPVAGGGVGIDNIAFLSWFQYGGGKELYDRLWKEMGRDIKGFMIQPVGPEALGWFPKPIKDMADFRKYKFRTPPGIPGQTYKDIGIASVAMGGGDILPALEAGTIDAAEWCCPKPDLTFGFQKVLKHYYLQGLHQVVVNADFYITGKTYEAMSAHEKKSLEVAANASLAKSLSYRIYENGKALKELTEVHGVKLEDTPSDYFTEYMAAAKKSLETNAAKNAFFAEVWDSMKEFADIAVPFWSGAQMSNAKLGMAHAATLK; translated from the coding sequence ATGAAAAAAATCATTTCAATGTTATTTGCAGTTGCGATGGTATTCGGATTTATTTCAAATGCTAATGCTGCAAAAACACTAAAATGTCAGACAGTTCTAAACACTAAGGCTGATGAAGTTAAAATGTTAAAAGACTTTACTGACACTGTTACAACTTTGACAGGTGGATCTCTTAAGTTTGAAATTATGCCTGCAGGAGCAGTTGTTGGTGTAAAAGAAACTTTAGATGCTGTTGATAAAGGACTTATCGATTGTGGATTTGCTTGGACACACTATTGGTCAGGTGATCACCCTGCCGCTATGTTATTTGGTTCGCCAGTAGCAGGTGGTGGTGTTGGTATTGACAACATCGCATTTTTATCATGGTTTCAGTATGGTGGAGGAAAAGAGCTATACGACAGACTATGGAAAGAAATGGGAAGAGATATTAAAGGATTTATGATTCAACCAGTTGGTCCTGAAGCTTTAGGTTGGTTTCCAAAACCAATTAAAGATATGGCTGACTTTAGAAAATATAAGTTCAGAACTCCTCCGGGAATTCCAGGACAAACATATAAAGACATCGGTATAGCATCTGTTGCTATGGGTGGTGGAGATATTCTACCAGCTTTAGAAGCAGGAACTATTGATGCTGCTGAATGGTGTTGTCCAAAGCCAGACTTAACGTTTGGTTTTCAAAAAGTATTAAAGCACTACTACTTACAAGGTTTACACCAAGTAGTCGTAAATGCTGACTTTTATATTACTGGAAAAACATATGAAGCTATGAGTGCTCATGAGAAGAAGTCTCTAGAAGTTGCAGCAAATGCATCTCTAGCGAAATCTCTAAGTTACAGAATCTATGAAAACGGAAAAGCTTTAAAAGAGCTTACTGAAGTTCATGGTGTAAAATTAGAAGATACTCCTTCTGATTACTTCACTGAATACATGGCAGCTGCTAAGAAAAGTTTGGAAACAAACGCAGCTAAAAATGCATTCTTTGCTGAAGTTTGGGACTCTATGAAAGAATTTGCTGATATCGCAGTTCCTTTCTGGAGTGGTGCTCAAATGTCTAATGCGAAGCTAGGAATGGCTCACGCAGCAACGTTAAAGTAA
- a CDS encoding TRAP transporter small permease subunit, translating into MADEPGKLDISDEMIAERRGGSGKMPSDMPSWMASSIVNIDKFSKWVGNVVCWILMPLILAMTYEVLARKLFHAPTIWAYDISRFLYGALFMLGAGYALSKGVHIRADFLYRNFKTKNQGTIDFWLYILFYFPGLIVFLYMTIGYVGESIQRGERGMDTTWMPYMWPIKTCLLVGIVFLLIQGISELLKSYWAATRGKWPGEDE; encoded by the coding sequence ATGGCAGACGAACCAGGTAAACTAGATATATCGGATGAAATGATTGCCGAAAGGCGAGGTGGTTCAGGAAAAATGCCAAGTGATATGCCGTCATGGATGGCAAGCTCAATTGTAAATATCGATAAATTTAGCAAATGGGTTGGTAACGTTGTTTGTTGGATATTAATGCCATTAATTCTTGCAATGACTTATGAAGTTCTTGCTAGAAAATTATTTCATGCCCCAACAATATGGGCCTATGACATCAGTCGATTTTTATATGGTGCACTTTTTATGTTGGGAGCTGGTTATGCACTTTCTAAAGGTGTTCATATAAGAGCTGATTTTTTATACAGAAATTTTAAAACTAAGAATCAAGGCACAATTGATTTTTGGTTATATATTTTATTTTATTTTCCAGGCCTAATTGTTTTCCTTTATATGACTATTGGATATGTAGGAGAGTCTATCCAAAGAGGTGAGAGAGGAATGGATACTACTTGGATGCCATATATGTGGCCAATAAAAACTTGTTTATTAGTTGGTATAGTATTTTTACTTATCCAAGGTATTTCAGAATTATTAAAAAGTTATTGGGCTGCTACAAGAGGGAAGTGGCCAGGAGAAGATGAATGA
- a CDS encoding TRAP transporter large permease, with protein MIAEFIDPAYLGFILVGVMLFAIFVGFPISFTLIFLGFVFGYLGFGKLVFYLMTLQFSMVMTEQTLAAVPLFVFMGIMMEQAGLMERLFSSFQMMLARVRGALYYAVLFVSVIFAAATGIVGASVTILGIMAAKSMNRSGYDVRLAAGTITAGGTLGILIPPSIMLVVMGPIMEIPVIDLFAAAIIPGILLASLYAGYTTIRCMINPKLGPVIPEEMRAASMKEVWIEFFLGLVPPAALVFAALGSILFGFATPTEAAGCGAMGALLLSLAYKKLTLSKLQEALVKTLEITALIMVLVAASNFFGAVFARLGTPTLLTEFLLGLEMNKYFILAIVMVAIFLLGWPLEWVPIVMIIVPIILPLIEALGFNLTWFAILVAVNLQTAWLSPPVALSAYFLKGVVPEWDLKDIYYGMMQFMVLQIIGLVLIIIFPKIALWLPTLLYGQ; from the coding sequence ATGATAGCTGAATTTATAGATCCAGCATACTTAGGTTTTATTTTAGTTGGAGTAATGTTATTTGCTATCTTTGTTGGATTTCCTATTTCATTCACATTAATTTTCTTAGGTTTTGTATTTGGTTATTTAGGATTTGGAAAATTAGTCTTTTATTTAATGACCCTCCAGTTCTCGATGGTCATGACCGAACAAACTCTTGCCGCCGTCCCGCTCTTTGTCTTTATGGGTATTATGATGGAGCAGGCAGGACTGATGGAAAGATTGTTCTCATCATTTCAAATGATGCTGGCTAGAGTAAGGGGTGCATTGTATTATGCTGTTTTATTTGTTTCAGTTATATTCGCAGCTGCAACTGGAATTGTTGGTGCCTCAGTAACTATTCTTGGAATAATGGCTGCAAAATCAATGAATAGATCTGGTTATGATGTAAGACTTGCAGCTGGTACAATTACTGCTGGTGGAACCTTAGGAATTTTAATTCCACCAAGTATTATGCTTGTTGTGATGGGCCCAATTATGGAAATCCCTGTAATTGATTTATTTGCTGCAGCTATAATTCCTGGAATTCTTCTTGCAAGTTTATACGCTGGCTACACAACAATAAGATGCATGATAAATCCTAAATTAGGACCTGTAATTCCTGAGGAAATGAGAGCAGCAAGCATGAAAGAGGTTTGGATAGAATTCTTTTTAGGCTTAGTTCCTCCTGCAGCTCTAGTCTTTGCTGCATTGGGAAGTATTTTATTTGGTTTTGCAACACCAACAGAGGCTGCAGGTTGTGGTGCAATGGGTGCATTGTTACTTTCATTAGCATATAAAAAATTAACTCTATCTAAACTCCAAGAAGCACTAGTTAAAACTTTAGAGATTACTGCTTTAATAATGGTCTTAGTTGCTGCATCAAACTTTTTTGGTGCTGTATTTGCAAGACTTGGTACTCCAACATTGTTGACTGAATTTTTGTTAGGTTTAGAGATGAACAAATATTTTATTTTAGCAATTGTAATGGTTGCTATATTTTTATTAGGTTGGCCATTGGAATGGGTTCCAATTGTGATGATCATTGTACCAATTATTTTACCATTAATTGAAGCTTTGGGCTTTAATTTAACCTGGTTTGCAATATTGGTTGCTGTCAATCTCCAGACCGCCTGGCTATCTCCACCTGTAGCTTTGTCTGCCTATTTCTTAAAAGGTGTAGTTCCTGAATGGGATTTAAAAGATATTTATTATGGAATGATGCAATTTATGGTTCTACAAATTATAGGCTTAGTTTTAATTATCATATTTCCTAAAATTGCCTTATGGTTACCAACTCTCTTATATGGACAGTAG
- a CDS encoding cytosine permease, translating to MNQPKVKYSLSNWDLVTVNPNYKTWNWKDLFCFWGANVQSVIGFSLISSLYLMYSLNIFIVFFGIILGSFFVYLFSNIIGKPSQKFGLPFAVLLRSSLGFNGAKFFGFIRSLVGIFLFGIQTYFLSKILVYLIRIIIFSIDNSLLQQEIFIFYYFGMNIIDWSAIIITIILQTVFFTVGMQYNKKIINFSAMTVYTGLLIFFFVVLLSDVKITTEAFSNIFNLNNFLDVNNLAPLLTVAGTIFAYFSILIISFGDFSRYVKNEKELKKGNLSLILNLIIFSFLSVFIVTGSDVFLNQKYSDIERIFTNPTDIIGKFDNIQITIVVLFFIIIASASTNLVANFIPSQYSLINFAPSILSLKSASYLIAFFGLLIAIFWLTILSQIGILSFVDTFGAFFGPLFGVMAADYYLIKNQELSNKDLYSIDKESAYYYSGGWHIKGVYSLIIGFIFSASTIWNTNLMFLQSYAWIIGAFVAWITYYLLAKK from the coding sequence GTGAATCAGCCAAAAGTAAAATACTCTCTCTCTAATTGGGACTTGGTCACAGTTAATCCAAATTATAAAACTTGGAATTGGAAAGATTTATTTTGTTTTTGGGGTGCTAATGTACAAAGTGTAATTGGTTTTTCTTTAATATCCTCTTTATACTTAATGTATAGTTTAAATATTTTTATAGTTTTTTTTGGAATTATATTAGGATCTTTTTTTGTTTATTTATTTTCAAACATTATCGGAAAACCTTCCCAAAAATTTGGTTTACCATTTGCAGTATTATTAAGATCATCATTAGGATTTAACGGAGCTAAATTTTTTGGATTTATAAGAAGTTTAGTTGGGATTTTTTTATTTGGAATTCAAACTTATTTTTTATCTAAAATATTAGTTTATTTAATTAGAATAATAATTTTTTCTATAGATAATTCTTTATTACAACAGGAAATATTTATTTTTTATTATTTTGGAATGAACATTATTGATTGGTCTGCAATAATAATTACAATTATTTTACAGACTGTATTTTTTACTGTTGGTATGCAGTACAATAAGAAAATAATTAATTTTTCAGCAATGACAGTCTATACTGGTTTGCTGATTTTTTTCTTTGTTGTTTTATTAAGTGATGTAAAAATAACTACCGAAGCTTTTTCAAATATTTTTAATCTTAATAATTTTTTAGACGTTAATAATTTAGCACCTCTATTAACAGTTGCCGGAACAATATTTGCTTATTTTTCAATTTTAATCATTAGTTTTGGTGATTTTTCTAGGTATGTTAAAAATGAAAAAGAATTAAAAAAAGGAAACTTAAGTTTAATTTTAAATTTAATCATTTTTTCTTTTTTATCTGTTTTTATTGTTACAGGTTCTGATGTTTTTTTAAATCAAAAATATTCAGATATAGAAAGAATTTTTACTAACCCCACAGATATAATCGGAAAGTTTGACAATATTCAGATAACTATAGTAGTTTTGTTTTTTATTATAATAGCTTCAGCTTCTACAAATTTAGTTGCCAATTTCATCCCATCTCAATACTCTCTAATAAATTTTGCTCCATCAATTTTAAGTTTAAAAAGCGCTAGTTATTTAATTGCTTTTTTTGGTTTGTTGATCGCAATCTTCTGGTTGACTATATTGAGCCAAATAGGAATTTTATCATTTGTTGATACTTTTGGTGCTTTCTTTGGTCCTTTATTTGGAGTGATGGCAGCTGACTATTATTTAATTAAAAATCAAGAATTAAGTAATAAAGATTTATATTCTATAGATAAAGAGAGTGCTTATTATTATTCAGGTGGTTGGCATATAAAAGGTGTTTATTCTTTAATTATTGGATTTATATTTTCAGCGTCTACAATTTGGAACACTAATTTAATGTTTTTACAGTCCTACGCTTGGATAATAGGTGCATTTGTTGCTTGGATAACATATTACTTATTAGCAAAAAAGTAA
- a CDS encoding alcohol dehydrogenase catalytic domain-containing protein: protein MKALVYTGTQELVFRDEPNPIEVSGESILKIHASGICGSDMHAYHGHDERRVPPLILGHEVSGEVQNGKFKGKDVVLNPLITCGKCEYCTSGREHLCPKRIILGMNKPIERQGVFAEFVSTPDQNIYEIPDGLDKNEAPVAEPTAVSLHAVLMGEQALSKPLSECKTLIQGGGAIGLLCGLILSKIKGNKNIILSDPNKLRLKECSKYLDAKYVAPNDKEITSNNFDIVFDTVGLEISRQQAIEVVKPGGTIIHIGLTQPAGTFNFRKMTLQEVTVIGTYCYTNKDFEQTLKILANKDIGSLDWIEYRELKSGGDAFKQIHDGTCVAPKIILLP from the coding sequence ATGAAAGCTCTAGTATACACAGGTACCCAGGAATTAGTTTTTAGAGATGAGCCAAATCCAATTGAGGTTTCAGGAGAAAGTATTTTAAAGATACACGCTTCAGGAATTTGTGGTTCTGATATGCACGCATATCATGGACATGATGAAAGAAGAGTGCCACCATTAATATTGGGACATGAGGTAAGTGGAGAAGTTCAGAATGGAAAATTCAAAGGAAAAGATGTTGTTTTAAATCCTTTAATCACTTGTGGCAAATGTGAATATTGCACAAGTGGAAGAGAGCATCTTTGTCCAAAAAGAATAATTTTGGGTATGAATAAACCTATTGAAAGGCAAGGTGTTTTTGCAGAATTTGTATCAACACCCGACCAAAACATTTATGAAATTCCAGATGGTCTAGATAAAAATGAGGCTCCAGTAGCAGAGCCAACCGCTGTTTCTTTGCATGCAGTGTTAATGGGTGAACAAGCATTGAGCAAACCTTTATCTGAATGCAAAACCTTAATTCAAGGTGGTGGTGCGATTGGTTTGTTATGTGGTCTAATATTATCTAAAATTAAAGGCAACAAGAATATAATTCTATCTGATCCAAATAAATTGAGACTTAAAGAATGTTCTAAATATTTAGATGCCAAATATGTAGCTCCAAATGACAAAGAAATAACTAGCAATAACTTTGATATAGTTTTTGATACTGTTGGACTAGAAATCTCAAGACAACAAGCAATTGAAGTAGTAAAACCAGGTGGAACTATTATTCACATAGGTTTAACTCAGCCTGCTGGAACCTTTAATTTTAGAAAAATGACTTTACAAGAAGTGACAGTTATTGGTACTTATTGCTATACAAATAAAGATTTTGAGCAAACTTTAAAAATTTTAGCAAACAAGGATATTGGGTCACTAGATTGGATTGAATATAGAGAATTAAAAAGTGGTGGTGATGCTTTTAAGCAAATCCATGACGGTACATGTGTTGCCCCAAAAATTATCCTTTTACCTTAG
- a CDS encoding DUF3047 domain-containing protein, with product MFKFFYIFITSLILLNSALAENMNIFKFTEQELSELDVRKVRGADNKTVYSVGSNENGNFLKAVADNAASGLGKEVKIDLNKTPFINITWKIEKDLQGINEKSKKGHDFAARVFAVKKTGATPLSNRAINYVFSSNSTVGQSWPSPYTKKSIDNVLATTKDNLNVWVTVKANVKEDFKKFHDLDVNELDGLAIMADTDNSKMKSISYFQNIYFSAD from the coding sequence ATGTTTAAATTTTTTTATATTTTTATTACATCATTAATTTTACTTAACTCTGCACTCGCTGAAAACATGAATATTTTTAAATTTACAGAGCAAGAGCTTTCAGAACTTGATGTTCGTAAGGTGAGAGGAGCGGATAATAAAACAGTTTATTCTGTTGGATCAAATGAGAATGGTAATTTTTTAAAAGCCGTAGCAGATAATGCTGCTTCTGGTCTTGGAAAAGAGGTTAAAATTGACCTAAACAAGACACCATTTATCAACATAACATGGAAAATTGAAAAAGATTTGCAAGGTATTAATGAAAAATCCAAAAAAGGTCATGATTTTGCAGCTAGAGTTTTTGCAGTAAAAAAAACAGGAGCAACACCACTTTCAAATAGAGCGATTAATTACGTTTTTTCAAGTAATAGTACAGTCGGACAGAGTTGGCCAAGCCCTTATACAAAAAAATCAATAGATAATGTATTAGCAACTACAAAAGATAATCTGAATGTTTGGGTAACAGTGAAAGCTAATGTTAAAGAAGATTTTAAAAAATTTCATGATCTAGATGTGAATGAATTAGATGGCTTAGCTATAATGGCAGATACTGATAATTCTAAAATGAAATCAATTTCTTATTTTCAGAATATTTATTTTTCAGCAGATTAA
- a CDS encoding YbgC/FadM family acyl-CoA thioesterase, giving the protein MHKNFTHNVKVYYEDTDAGGVVYYANYLKYLERARTEALSTIGLSNTKIKNDFGALIIVKSCNIEYKKSAYLEDDLQIKSFVDSTSKTSFLMNQSIFKDQELIVEAKIHLVFINEKFKPVKIPEKILLDFKPYTSS; this is encoded by the coding sequence ATGCATAAAAACTTTACTCATAATGTTAAAGTGTATTATGAAGATACAGATGCTGGTGGTGTTGTGTATTATGCAAATTATTTAAAATATTTAGAAAGAGCTAGAACTGAAGCGTTATCAACTATTGGATTAAGCAATACAAAAATAAAAAATGATTTTGGTGCTCTTATAATTGTTAAATCGTGTAATATTGAATATAAAAAATCTGCATATTTAGAAGATGATTTACAAATTAAATCTTTTGTAGACTCTACTTCAAAAACTTCTTTTTTAATGAATCAATCAATATTTAAAGATCAGGAATTGATCGTAGAAGCTAAAATTCATCTAGTATTTATAAATGAAAAATTCAAGCCAGTAAAAATTCCAGAAAAAATCTTATTAGACTTTAAACCCTATACTTCTAGTTGA
- a CDS encoding uracil-DNA glycosylase → MNIRIDNLNKTILKCKKCPRLVNFIKKISTEKRKQNINEIYWGKPVAGFGAIDAKILIIGLAPAAHGGTRTGRAFTGDKSGDFLFKCLFKAKISNQPNSENLNDGLKLKSTYITNILKCVPPGDKPKIEELNNCSKYFDSEIYNLKKLKTIVALGKVAFDNCVKFYKKKYTFNQKIKFIHGKSYLLPGNIKLIACYHPSPRNVNTKLVSERMIVDLFKKARKISIN, encoded by the coding sequence ATGAATATTAGAATAGATAATTTAAATAAAACAATTCTTAAATGTAAAAAATGCCCAAGACTTGTTAATTTTATAAAAAAAATTTCAACAGAAAAAAGAAAGCAGAATATAAATGAAATTTACTGGGGAAAACCAGTTGCAGGTTTTGGTGCAATTGATGCAAAAATTTTAATAATAGGATTGGCCCCCGCAGCACATGGGGGAACAAGAACTGGAAGAGCTTTTACAGGTGATAAATCTGGAGATTTTTTATTTAAATGTTTATTTAAAGCAAAAATATCAAACCAACCAAATTCAGAAAACCTAAATGATGGTCTTAAATTAAAATCAACATATATTACTAATATTTTAAAATGTGTTCCTCCAGGAGACAAACCTAAAATAGAAGAGCTAAATAATTGTTCAAAATATTTTGATAGTGAGATTTATAATTTAAAAAAATTAAAAACTATTGTCGCATTAGGAAAAGTGGCATTTGATAATTGTGTTAAATTTTATAAAAAAAAATATACTTTTAATCAAAAGATAAAATTTATTCATGGAAAATCCTATTTACTACCAGGAAATATTAAACTAATTGCCTGTTATCACCCTAGCCCTAGAAATGTAAACACTAAGCTTGTATCTGAAAGAATGATTGTAGATTTATTTAAAAAAGCTAGGAAAATATCTATCAACTAG
- a CDS encoding histidine phosphatase family protein, whose amino-acid sequence MKILSYLIIIFICINPSVKADSKQTLINELQKGGKLIFIRHAYAPGGGDPDNFDINDCATQRNLSDAGRVQSQKIGNFFEENKIPIGIVYSSEWCRCKETASIAFKKYETKNFLNSFFSAKFANNRKKQIIDFDKFISTWNKDQNLVFVTHYVVISEILNYAPSSGEIVISDKSLKVIDTLEIEY is encoded by the coding sequence ATGAAAATTTTAAGTTATTTAATTATAATATTTATATGCATTAATCCCTCAGTTAAAGCAGATTCAAAACAAACTTTAATCAATGAATTACAAAAGGGTGGAAAATTAATTTTCATAAGACATGCTTATGCTCCTGGTGGTGGTGATCCAGATAATTTTGATATTAATGATTGTGCTACCCAAAGAAATTTAAGTGATGCTGGTAGAGTTCAATCACAAAAAATTGGTAATTTTTTTGAGGAAAATAAAATTCCAATAGGAATAGTCTATTCTAGTGAATGGTGCAGATGCAAAGAAACGGCATCTATTGCTTTTAAAAAATATGAAACTAAAAATTTTCTGAATTCATTTTTTAGTGCAAAATTTGCCAATAATAGAAAAAAGCAAATTATTGATTTTGATAAATTTATAAGCACTTGGAATAAAGATCAAAACTTAGTTTTTGTTACTCATTATGTAGTAATTTCTGAAATTTTAAATTACGCACCTTCATCTGGAGAGATTGTTATTTCAGATAAAAGTTTAAAAGTTATTGATACTTTAGAAATTGAATATTAA
- a CDS encoding DUF1289 domain-containing protein yields MIVSPCISICKTDPSTGYCYGCGRSNEEKRIWKLEETTEEWKNNNLEIIRKRLSGWQLDSFNESYDHKINNGISLFKKNLKNE; encoded by the coding sequence ATGATTGTTTCACCTTGCATAAGCATTTGTAAAACTGATCCATCTACAGGCTATTGTTATGGTTGTGGGAGAAGCAATGAAGAAAAAAGAATTTGGAAACTTGAAGAAACAACTGAAGAGTGGAAAAATAATAACTTAGAAATAATTAGAAAAAGGCTTTCTGGCTGGCAACTTGATAGTTTTAATGAGTCTTATGATCATAAAATTAATAATGGTATATCTCTATTCAAAAAGAATTTAAAAAATGAGTAG
- the tig gene encoding trigger factor — protein sequence MKVTVENKKGLNKDLKVFIDKETMNSYMDEKYEEIKGSVNLKGFRPGKVPKEILKRQFGKAVFGEVLDKVLKETSTKALEENKIKPAGQPKLDLKTYGEDKDLEYVLSVTELPKVEIKSLENIKFDEYTVKIDDSETDKRIKEIAKNQPNFKEVSADTKAKKGDLVSLDYKATVDGNDFKGSEGKNTQLTLGKDLFLKGFDEQLIGVKKDDEKVVEATLPENFPEKELVNKKAKFNCKILSVKQSEEVKIDDDFAKNLGAKDLKDLKTLISKQINDEYKNSLDQLSKNQILKEIEKIKVDEVPENLVEEEVKILSQGMSDEEAKKNKKNFEEKAKTRIKTGLILNEFGEKNEIKVTEQEIQAEVQKQLRMMPGQEKMVMDFYQKNPSALASLRGTVYEEKILNLLKEKGKANKKEITKEEAEKILKEAHKHDHDHDHSHGEEKKETKKKSTSTSAKEKKPTTKKAKSKPAAKKTKKVSKK from the coding sequence ATGAAAGTTACAGTAGAAAATAAAAAAGGATTAAATAAAGACCTTAAAGTTTTTATCGATAAAGAGACTATGAACTCTTATATGGATGAAAAATATGAAGAGATCAAAGGTAGTGTAAATCTTAAAGGATTTAGACCAGGCAAAGTTCCAAAAGAAATTTTAAAAAGACAATTTGGTAAAGCAGTTTTTGGAGAAGTCTTAGATAAAGTTTTAAAAGAAACATCTACAAAAGCATTAGAAGAAAATAAAATTAAGCCAGCCGGTCAACCAAAGCTTGACTTAAAGACTTACGGTGAAGATAAAGATCTTGAGTATGTTTTATCAGTCACAGAGCTACCAAAAGTAGAAATTAAATCTTTAGAAAATATTAAATTTGACGAATACACTGTAAAAATTGATGATAGTGAAACAGATAAAAGAATTAAAGAAATTGCCAAAAACCAACCAAATTTTAAAGAAGTAAGCGCTGATACAAAAGCTAAAAAAGGTGATTTAGTTTCTTTAGATTATAAAGCAACAGTTGATGGTAATGATTTTAAAGGAAGTGAAGGAAAAAATACTCAATTGACCTTAGGTAAAGATTTATTTTTAAAAGGTTTCGATGAGCAATTAATTGGAGTTAAAAAAGATGATGAAAAAGTTGTAGAAGCAACTTTGCCAGAAAATTTTCCAGAAAAAGAATTGGTAAATAAAAAAGCTAAATTTAATTGTAAAATTTTAAGTGTTAAGCAATCAGAAGAAGTAAAAATTGACGATGATTTTGCAAAAAATTTAGGAGCAAAAGATTTAAAAGATTTAAAAACTTTAATCTCAAAACAAATTAATGATGAATATAAAAACTCTCTAGATCAATTATCTAAAAATCAAATTTTAAAAGAAATAGAGAAAATTAAAGTAGATGAAGTTCCTGAAAATTTAGTTGAAGAAGAAGTAAAAATTCTTTCACAAGGTATGTCTGATGAAGAAGCAAAAAAAAATAAAAAAAACTTTGAAGAAAAAGCAAAAACAAGAATTAAAACCGGATTAATTCTAAATGAGTTTGGTGAAAAAAATGAAATTAAAGTAACAGAACAAGAAATTCAGGCTGAAGTGCAAAAACAACTAAGAATGATGCCCGGACAAGAAAAAATGGTTATGGATTTTTATCAAAAAAATCCATCTGCATTAGCGAGTTTAAGAGGTACCGTATATGAAGAAAAAATTTTAAATTTACTTAAAGAAAAAGGTAAAGCAAATAAGAAAGAAATTACAAAAGAAGAAGCTGAAAAGATTTTAAAAGAAGCTCATAAGCATGACCATGACCATGACCATAGTCATGGAGAAGAAAAAAAAGAAACTAAGAAAAAATCAACCTCAACATCTGCTAAAGAAAAAAAACCTACAACTAAAAAGGCAAAATCAAAGCCAGCAGCAAAAAAGACAAAAAAAGTTAGCAAAAAGTAA
- the clpP gene encoding ATP-dependent Clp endopeptidase proteolytic subunit ClpP, translated as MTTKLSEHMSNLVPMVVEQSSKGERAYDIYSRLLKERIIFLTGQINDNVASLVTAQLLFLEAEDPKKEIYLYINSPGGLVTAGLGIYDTMQYVKPDISTLCIGQAASMGSFLLAAGTKGKRFSLPNSRIMVHQPSAGFQGQATDIEIHANEVLSLKKRLNEIYSKHTGKSVEEIKSALERDNFMTSDVAQSFGLIDEVVEKRS; from the coding sequence ATGACAACAAAATTATCAGAACATATGAGCAATCTTGTGCCTATGGTTGTTGAACAATCAAGTAAAGGTGAAAGAGCTTATGATATTTATTCAAGATTATTAAAAGAAAGAATTATTTTTTTAACAGGTCAAATTAATGACAACGTTGCATCATTAGTTACTGCTCAATTATTATTTTTAGAGGCAGAGGATCCAAAAAAAGAAATTTATTTATACATAAATAGCCCAGGAGGTTTGGTTACAGCTGGTCTTGGTATCTATGATACAATGCAATATGTTAAACCAGATATTTCTACTTTATGTATTGGTCAAGCAGCTTCGATGGGTTCCTTTTTACTTGCAGCAGGCACTAAAGGAAAAAGATTTTCTTTACCTAATTCAAGAATAATGGTTCATCAACCATCTGCAGGTTTTCAAGGTCAGGCAACTGATATTGAAATTCATGCTAATGAAGTTTTGTCTTTAAAAAAAAGACTTAATGAAATTTACTCAAAACATACTGGAAAAAGTGTTGAAGAAATAAAGTCTGCTCTCGAAAGAGATAATTTCATGACATCAGATGTCGCACAATCTTTTGGTCTTATTGACGAAGTAGTAGAAAAAAGATCTTAA